A stretch of Vigna angularis cultivar LongXiaoDou No.4 chromosome 4, ASM1680809v1, whole genome shotgun sequence DNA encodes these proteins:
- the LOC108330007 gene encoding pentatricopeptide repeat-containing protein At1g02060, chloroplastic isoform X1, which translates to MVPPSLSSQQLFSNLRFISVSTFNPHLRFFRFRYICSDHPESQHAIPRSRNESKTAKTMANLINSKPWSNALVSLLPTPLSKTTVLRTLRLIRDPSKALRFFKWAQQSGFSHTVQSYFIMLQILGRHRNLNVARNLLFSIEKKSNGTVKLEDRFFNTLIRSYAEAGLFKESLKLFQTMKSVAVSPSVITFNSVLSILLKRGRTNMAKEVYDEMLHTYGVSPDTCTYNVLIRGLCKNSMVDEGFRFFKEMVSFNCDPDVVTYNTLVDGLCRAGKVRIARNLVNAMSKKCEGLNPNVVTYTTLIRGYCMKQEVDEALVVLEEMSGRGIEPNMVTYNTLIKGLCEVQKLDKMKDILELMKDNGGFSPDTFTFNTIIHSHCCAGNLDEALKVFERMKKFQVRVDSASYSPLIRCLCQKGDYDMAEVLFDELFEKEILLSNFGSMPLAAAYSPLIQYLCEHGKSKKAERVMRQLMKRGTQDGQLYNTLIMGHCKEGAYESGYELLVWMLRRDFLPDVDIYDYLIDGFLLKNKPLLAKETLEKMLKSSYQPKTATWHSILAKLLEKGCAHESACVILMMLEKNVRQNINLSTENLKLLFRCGQQERAFEIIDLLYKNGYRVTIEEVVQFLFERGKLSEACKMLFFSLKNHQNVDIDLCNAIVLNLCKTNKVSEAFNLCYELVEKGLCQELTCLNDLLPALEEGGRREEAIFISKRLPRLENLDESKGNHSS; encoded by the exons ATGGTTCCTCCTAGTCTCTCGTCACAACAACTATTTTCAAATCTCCGTTTCATTTCCGTCTCCACCTTCAATCCTCATCTTAG ATTCTTTAGATTCAGGTACATTTGTTCTGACCACCCAGAATCTCAACACGCAATACCCAGATCACGAAATGAAAGTAAAACGGCCAAAACCATGGCCAATCTTATCAATTCCAAACCATGGTCAAACGCGTTGGTCTCGCTTCTGCCCACCCCTCTCTCCAAAACGACGGTGCTCCGAACCCTTCGCCTCATCAGGGACCCTTCCAAAGCCCTTCGCTTTTTCAAGTGGGCTCAGCAAAGTGGTTTTTCCCACACAGTTCAGTCTTACTTCATCATGCTACAAATTCTGGGTCGCCATAGGAACCTCAACGTTGCCCGAAACTTGCTTTTTTCCATCGAGAAAAAGTCTAACGGAACCGTCAAGCTTGAGGACAGGTTCTTCAATACCCTCATCAGAAGCTACGCCGAAGCAGGCCTCTTCAAAGAGTCCTTGAAGCTTTTTCAGACCATGAAGTCCGTTGCTGTTTCCCCCTCCGTGATTACCTTCAACTCTGTTTTGTCTATTTTGCTTAAAAGGGGTCGCACCAATATGGCCAAAGAGGTGTATGATGAAATGCTTCATACGTATGGTGTTAGTCCAGACACTTGTACATACAATGTTTTGATTAGAGGGCTTTGCAAAAACTCAATGGTCGATGAAGGGTTTCGGTTCTTTAAAGAGATGGTTAGTTTTAATTGTGACCCGGATGTTGTCACGTATAACACTCTTGTTGATGGTTTATGTAGAGCAGGGAAGGTTAGAATTGCTCGGAATTTAGTAAATGCTATGAGCAAGAAATGTGAGGGTTTGAATCCTAATGTTGTTACTTATACCACTTTGATCCGAGGGTATTGTATGAAGCAAGAAGTTGATGAGGCATTGGTAGTTCTTGAAGAGATGAGTGGCCGGGGCATTGAGCCGAACATGGTTACCTATAATACTTTGATAAAAGGGCTTTGTGAGGTACAGAAGTTGGACAAGATGAAAGATATTTTGGAATTGATGAAAGACAATGGGGGTTTTAGCCCTGATACATTTacatttaatacaattattcaTTCCCATTGTTGTGCAGGAAATTTAGATGAAGCACTGAAGGTGTTTGAAAGAATGAAGAAATTTCAGGTCCGCGTGGATTCAGCCTCTTACAGCCCTCTGATACGTTGTTTGTGTCAGAAAGGGGACTATGATATGGCAGAGGTGTTATTTGATGAGTTATTTGAGAAGGAAATCCTATTGAGTAATTTTGGCTCCATGCCACTTGCTGCTGCTTATAGTCCTCTTATTCAGTATTTGTGTGAACATGGGAAGAGTAAGAAGGCCGAGAGGGTGATGAGACAGTTAATGAAAAGGGGCACACAAGATGGCCAATTATACAACACGTTGATTATGGGGCATTGTAAAGAAGGTGCATACGAAAGTGGATATGAGCTTTTAGTGTGGATGCTGAGAAGAGACTTTCTTCCTGATGTTGATATATATGATTACTTGATTGATGGttttcttttaaagaataaGCCTCTCCTTGCAAAGGAGACACTAGAGAAAATGCTTAAGAGCTCCTATCAACCTAAAACAGCCACCTGGCATTCCATACTAGCAAAACTTTTGGAAAAGGGTTGTGCTCATGAGTCTGCCTGTgttattttgatgatgctggagAAAAATGTTAGACAGAATATAAACCTGTCAACTGAAAATTTAAAGCTACTTTTTAGATGTGGACAGCAAGAAAGAGCATTTGAGATCATTGATTTGCTTTATAAGAATGGATACCGTGTTACAATAGAAGAAGTGGTTCAATTTCTTTTTGAGAGAGGAAAGCTATCAGAAGCATGCAAAATGTTGTTTTTTAGTTTGAAAAATCATCAGAATGTTGATATTGATTTGTGTAATGCAATTGTTCTGAATCTTTGTAAAACTAACAAGGTCTCAGAAGCATTTAATTTATGCTATGAATTGGTGGAGAAAGGTTTATGTCAGGAATTGACATGTCTAAATGATCTACTGCCTGCTTTAGAGGAAGggggaagaagagaagaagctATATTTATATCAAAGAGATTACCAAGACTGGAGAATTTAGATGAATCTAAGGGAAATCATAGCTCTTAG
- the LOC108330007 gene encoding pentatricopeptide repeat-containing protein At1g02060, chloroplastic isoform X2: MVPPSLSSQQLFSNLRFISVSTFNPHLRYICSDHPESQHAIPRSRNESKTAKTMANLINSKPWSNALVSLLPTPLSKTTVLRTLRLIRDPSKALRFFKWAQQSGFSHTVQSYFIMLQILGRHRNLNVARNLLFSIEKKSNGTVKLEDRFFNTLIRSYAEAGLFKESLKLFQTMKSVAVSPSVITFNSVLSILLKRGRTNMAKEVYDEMLHTYGVSPDTCTYNVLIRGLCKNSMVDEGFRFFKEMVSFNCDPDVVTYNTLVDGLCRAGKVRIARNLVNAMSKKCEGLNPNVVTYTTLIRGYCMKQEVDEALVVLEEMSGRGIEPNMVTYNTLIKGLCEVQKLDKMKDILELMKDNGGFSPDTFTFNTIIHSHCCAGNLDEALKVFERMKKFQVRVDSASYSPLIRCLCQKGDYDMAEVLFDELFEKEILLSNFGSMPLAAAYSPLIQYLCEHGKSKKAERVMRQLMKRGTQDGQLYNTLIMGHCKEGAYESGYELLVWMLRRDFLPDVDIYDYLIDGFLLKNKPLLAKETLEKMLKSSYQPKTATWHSILAKLLEKGCAHESACVILMMLEKNVRQNINLSTENLKLLFRCGQQERAFEIIDLLYKNGYRVTIEEVVQFLFERGKLSEACKMLFFSLKNHQNVDIDLCNAIVLNLCKTNKVSEAFNLCYELVEKGLCQELTCLNDLLPALEEGGRREEAIFISKRLPRLENLDESKGNHSS, encoded by the exons ATGGTTCCTCCTAGTCTCTCGTCACAACAACTATTTTCAAATCTCCGTTTCATTTCCGTCTCCACCTTCAATCCTCATCTTAG GTACATTTGTTCTGACCACCCAGAATCTCAACACGCAATACCCAGATCACGAAATGAAAGTAAAACGGCCAAAACCATGGCCAATCTTATCAATTCCAAACCATGGTCAAACGCGTTGGTCTCGCTTCTGCCCACCCCTCTCTCCAAAACGACGGTGCTCCGAACCCTTCGCCTCATCAGGGACCCTTCCAAAGCCCTTCGCTTTTTCAAGTGGGCTCAGCAAAGTGGTTTTTCCCACACAGTTCAGTCTTACTTCATCATGCTACAAATTCTGGGTCGCCATAGGAACCTCAACGTTGCCCGAAACTTGCTTTTTTCCATCGAGAAAAAGTCTAACGGAACCGTCAAGCTTGAGGACAGGTTCTTCAATACCCTCATCAGAAGCTACGCCGAAGCAGGCCTCTTCAAAGAGTCCTTGAAGCTTTTTCAGACCATGAAGTCCGTTGCTGTTTCCCCCTCCGTGATTACCTTCAACTCTGTTTTGTCTATTTTGCTTAAAAGGGGTCGCACCAATATGGCCAAAGAGGTGTATGATGAAATGCTTCATACGTATGGTGTTAGTCCAGACACTTGTACATACAATGTTTTGATTAGAGGGCTTTGCAAAAACTCAATGGTCGATGAAGGGTTTCGGTTCTTTAAAGAGATGGTTAGTTTTAATTGTGACCCGGATGTTGTCACGTATAACACTCTTGTTGATGGTTTATGTAGAGCAGGGAAGGTTAGAATTGCTCGGAATTTAGTAAATGCTATGAGCAAGAAATGTGAGGGTTTGAATCCTAATGTTGTTACTTATACCACTTTGATCCGAGGGTATTGTATGAAGCAAGAAGTTGATGAGGCATTGGTAGTTCTTGAAGAGATGAGTGGCCGGGGCATTGAGCCGAACATGGTTACCTATAATACTTTGATAAAAGGGCTTTGTGAGGTACAGAAGTTGGACAAGATGAAAGATATTTTGGAATTGATGAAAGACAATGGGGGTTTTAGCCCTGATACATTTacatttaatacaattattcaTTCCCATTGTTGTGCAGGAAATTTAGATGAAGCACTGAAGGTGTTTGAAAGAATGAAGAAATTTCAGGTCCGCGTGGATTCAGCCTCTTACAGCCCTCTGATACGTTGTTTGTGTCAGAAAGGGGACTATGATATGGCAGAGGTGTTATTTGATGAGTTATTTGAGAAGGAAATCCTATTGAGTAATTTTGGCTCCATGCCACTTGCTGCTGCTTATAGTCCTCTTATTCAGTATTTGTGTGAACATGGGAAGAGTAAGAAGGCCGAGAGGGTGATGAGACAGTTAATGAAAAGGGGCACACAAGATGGCCAATTATACAACACGTTGATTATGGGGCATTGTAAAGAAGGTGCATACGAAAGTGGATATGAGCTTTTAGTGTGGATGCTGAGAAGAGACTTTCTTCCTGATGTTGATATATATGATTACTTGATTGATGGttttcttttaaagaataaGCCTCTCCTTGCAAAGGAGACACTAGAGAAAATGCTTAAGAGCTCCTATCAACCTAAAACAGCCACCTGGCATTCCATACTAGCAAAACTTTTGGAAAAGGGTTGTGCTCATGAGTCTGCCTGTgttattttgatgatgctggagAAAAATGTTAGACAGAATATAAACCTGTCAACTGAAAATTTAAAGCTACTTTTTAGATGTGGACAGCAAGAAAGAGCATTTGAGATCATTGATTTGCTTTATAAGAATGGATACCGTGTTACAATAGAAGAAGTGGTTCAATTTCTTTTTGAGAGAGGAAAGCTATCAGAAGCATGCAAAATGTTGTTTTTTAGTTTGAAAAATCATCAGAATGTTGATATTGATTTGTGTAATGCAATTGTTCTGAATCTTTGTAAAACTAACAAGGTCTCAGAAGCATTTAATTTATGCTATGAATTGGTGGAGAAAGGTTTATGTCAGGAATTGACATGTCTAAATGATCTACTGCCTGCTTTAGAGGAAGggggaagaagagaagaagctATATTTATATCAAAGAGATTACCAAGACTGGAGAATTTAGATGAATCTAAGGGAAATCATAGCTCTTAG